A stretch of DNA from Candidatus Dadabacteria bacterium:
GAGGTTTGCGACGGGGACGTCATGTTTTTCAGGTTCAACGTCTGAGTTGCCCGTGCCTGGTTCCGGGTCCGGTTTTGCCTGCCGACGCCTTGTTCGGATAGAATTCTCCAAAAGGCATGATCTATAAAACTTTTCTAAGGCCAGTTCTTGACCGTCTTGATTCAGAAACGTGGCACCATAACGTAAAGGAACTCATGCACTTCTGCGAGTTCTCGGGCCTTACTCTGAAACTCCTTGAGTTCTCCGCAAGCGGCGGGGCTAGGGTCAGGGACAAAAGGCTCGGAGTCAGCGTGGCCGGCGTGCCTTTTGAAAACCCGCTTATCGTGGGCGCCGGATGGGACAAGAGCGGGAGAGCGCTTCGGGCGCTTTACTCGCTTGGGTTTGCGGGGGTCGAGGTGGGCTCGGTCGTCGAGAGGCCCCAGAGGGGAAATCCCAAACCCAGGCAGTTCATGGTAACCCCCGATGTGTGTCTTAATTCCCTTGGCCTCAACAGCCCGGGGATGGACGCTGTTTTAGAGAACCTCAGGGGGTACGGACGCCTCGATATGCCCGTGGGAATAAACCTGGGCATAAATTCTGACACAAGCCATGAGGACGCCTCGCGGGCCTACGCCGCTGTCGCGCGGAAATTCCGCGCCGACGCCGCCTACTTCGCCATAAACGTGAGTTCCCCAAACACCCTGGGGCTCAGAAAGCTTCAGGACGGAGGGCGCCTTGGGGAGATAATACGCGCTGTAACGGAGTCACTTGTGGATTCCTCGGGCGCGGGGAAACCATTGTTCGTAAAAATCTCCCCGGATCTTTCCTTGGAGGCGATCGATGATCTCCTCAGGGTCGTGATCGATTCCGGGATTTCGGGCGTAATCGCCACCAACACAAGTGACAACCGGGCCATCAAGGCAAAGTACG
This window harbors:
- a CDS encoding quinone-dependent dihydroorotate dehydrogenase; its protein translation is MIYKTFLRPVLDRLDSETWHHNVKELMHFCEFSGLTLKLLEFSASGGARVRDKRLGVSVAGVPFENPLIVGAGWDKSGRALRALYSLGFAGVEVGSVVERPQRGNPKPRQFMVTPDVCLNSLGLNSPGMDAVLENLRGYGRLDMPVGINLGINSDTSHEDASRAYAAVARKFRADAAYFAINVSSPNTLGLRKLQDGGRLGEIIRAVTESLVDSSGAGKPLFVKISPDLSLEAIDDLLRVVIDSGISGVIATNTSDNRAIKAKYGAKWEGLPGGISGNDSEYRSLSTSIISHIYRTAGEELEIIGVGGVFDTASALEKLCAGAKALQVVTGLRGEGLSVANSINRGLLEFMDKNGISDISEIAGSGHEAS